The Candidatus Hydrogenedens sp. genome has a window encoding:
- the chrA gene encoding chromate efflux transporter: MQSLQEEKKKNIGNISLFQLCWEFLKIGTIGFGGGWVIISMIKHRFVEQKQLITDEDFTIGISLSQFLGAFAVNTTSFIGRKLKGIWGSILSTFFFLLPSFVIVCVLTGLYFKFNKLFNFQYLLKGISPVIIALMLSTAFDLSIKIKKDIGFLLIISLVIIGGILNINYVVLLLFSGFFQVLYSHFIKEKEKNLLPIFFIQPNKISYGLPVLFSMIGTPSIITISFIFFGIGFIFFGGGYALLPLLQNIFVNKLHWISNHDFIVGIAISQATPGPFAIIATFLGYYLHGILGALFATFMIFLPAFLFLQILINLQNNFKDNKNVQSFLRGINIAIIGQLILLSYHFFLVTLLPISVISIILLLTSFLFFFIYRIPPLVFIVIGLVYGFFFIK, encoded by the coding sequence ATGCAATCCTTACAAGAAGAAAAGAAAAAAAATATTGGAAATATATCCCTATTTCAACTATGTTGGGAATTTTTAAAAATAGGGACTATTGGCTTTGGAGGGGGATGGGTAATTATTTCCATGATTAAGCATCGTTTTGTGGAACAGAAACAATTAATTACGGATGAAGATTTTACAATAGGTATAAGTTTAAGCCAATTTTTAGGGGCTTTTGCTGTAAACACCACTTCTTTCATAGGCAGAAAGTTAAAGGGAATTTGGGGTTCTATTTTATCTACATTCTTTTTTTTACTGCCTTCTTTTGTTATTGTTTGTGTTCTTACTGGACTTTATTTTAAGTTTAATAAACTATTCAATTTTCAATATTTATTAAAAGGTATTTCCCCTGTCATAATAGCTCTTATGCTGTCCACAGCCTTTGATTTATCTATTAAGATAAAAAAAGACATTGGGTTCTTACTCATTATATCTCTTGTAATAATAGGTGGAATACTTAATATAAACTATGTTGTGTTACTTCTTTTTTCTGGCTTTTTTCAGGTTTTGTATTCCCACTTTATAAAAGAAAAGGAAAAAAACTTACTACCCATTTTTTTTATACAGCCTAATAAAATATCTTACGGTTTACCTGTCCTCTTTTCTATGATAGGCACACCTTCAATTATCACAATTAGTTTTATTTTTTTTGGAATAGGCTTTATTTTTTTTGGTGGTGGGTATGCACTTCTCCCTCTCTTGCAAAACATATTTGTAAATAAATTACACTGGATTTCAAATCATGATTTTATTGTAGGTATAGCCATAAGTCAGGCTACACCTGGTCCCTTTGCTATTATTGCAACATTTCTGGGATATTATTTACATGGAATTTTAGGTGCTCTTTTTGCTACTTTTATGATTTTTCTCCCTGCTTTTCTATTTTTACAAATTCTTATTAATCTTCAAAATAATTTCAAAGACAATAAAAATGTTCAATCTTTTTTAAGAGGGATTAATATTGCTATTATAGGACAACTTATTCTTTTGTCTTACCACTTTTTTTTAGTAACCCTTCTCCCAATTTCTGTTATATCTATAATTCTTCTTTTGACCAGTTTTCTTTTCTTCTTTATTTACAGAATTCCACCCCTTGTTTTTATTGTCATAGGGCTTGTATACGGTTTTTTCTTTATTAAATAA
- a CDS encoding corrinoid protein encodes MGNILEQIAMCVERGKVNKNSPYPPDMRGQDGAEELVQQALAQGIPAVKILNEGLMKGMSVIGKKFSLNEVFVPDVLMSARAMNAGMPFLKSAFERGEAKHKGIFIIGTVQGDLHDIGKNLVRMMMEGAGWKVIDLGVDTAPEKFLGALKENPGAVVGMSALLTTTMINMEKAVKVLKSEVPDVTIVVGGAPLTQDFCDKIGADAYSPDPQGCIEYLDAKLGLAC; translated from the coding sequence ATGGGTAATATTTTAGAACAAATTGCAATGTGTGTCGAAAGAGGAAAAGTTAACAAGAATTCTCCTTATCCACCTGATATGCGTGGTCAAGATGGAGCAGAAGAATTAGTTCAACAAGCGTTGGCACAAGGGATACCAGCAGTAAAAATTCTAAATGAAGGTTTGATGAAAGGCATGAGCGTAATTGGCAAAAAGTTTAGTCTGAATGAAGTGTTTGTGCCAGATGTTCTAATGTCAGCACGAGCAATGAATGCAGGTATGCCTTTTCTAAAAAGTGCCTTTGAAAGAGGTGAAGCAAAACATAAAGGGATTTTTATTATTGGTACAGTTCAAGGAGATTTGCATGATATAGGTAAAAACCTTGTTCGAATGATGATGGAAGGAGCTGGCTGGAAAGTAATTGATTTGGGTGTTGATACAGCCCCTGAAAAATTTCTCGGAGCATTAAAAGAAAATCCAGGTGCTGTTGTCGGAATGAGTGCACTGTTGACCACTACCATGATTAATATGGAAAAAGCAGTTAAAGTCCTGAAATCGGAAGTGCCTGATGTAACTATTGTCGTAGGAGGTGCACCATTAACTCAAGATTTTTGTGATAAAATAGGAGCAGATGCCTATTCACCAGACCCACAAGGTTGTATTGAATATCTCGATGCAAAATTAGGATTAGCATGTTAA
- a CDS encoding DUF169 domain-containing protein codes for METILSGLLSLKYEPVAILWSNQKPEHAIEFKPGKWGCVMWWFVSSAKGKTAVFSRETYGCWGGGIGLGFGNCYKDFPGGEDCFCRFLSTGNKGHPIGEGVAEQIKNFVTPEFMQDFLHGEGYLSSPEQVQNFIQSLPIIDIPYEYVIFKPLSQINTDIEQPKTVVFLVEPHQLSALIILANFRSRTMNNVIVPYSAGCQTIGIWAYANDDDNDPKAVIGLTDISARLNVKKQIGDNYLTITFPWKLFLQIEEDAPNSFLVKETWSHLTKGKGIGEGES; via the coding sequence ATGGAAACAATTCTTTCAGGCTTATTATCATTAAAATATGAACCTGTAGCAATATTATGGTCAAATCAAAAACCAGAACATGCTATCGAATTTAAACCTGGCAAATGGGGTTGTGTAATGTGGTGGTTCGTTAGTTCTGCCAAGGGGAAGACAGCGGTATTCTCTCGGGAAACTTATGGTTGTTGGGGAGGTGGAATTGGACTTGGTTTCGGAAATTGCTATAAAGACTTTCCAGGAGGTGAAGATTGTTTTTGTAGGTTTCTTTCGACAGGAAATAAAGGACATCCGATTGGTGAAGGTGTTGCAGAACAAATTAAAAATTTTGTTACCCCTGAATTTATGCAGGATTTTCTTCATGGAGAAGGGTATCTATCTTCACCAGAACAAGTCCAGAATTTTATTCAGTCATTGCCCATAATAGACATTCCATATGAGTATGTTATCTTTAAGCCTCTATCTCAAATAAATACCGATATTGAACAGCCCAAGACCGTTGTCTTTTTAGTGGAACCACATCAATTGTCCGCATTAATAATTCTTGCCAATTTTCGTAGTAGGACAATGAATAATGTTATTGTCCCGTATTCAGCAGGATGCCAGACAATAGGTATTTGGGCGTATGCAAACGATGATGATAATGACCCAAAAGCAGTTATTGGTCTGACCGATATTTCTGCTCGATTAAATGTAAAAAAGCAGATAGGTGATAACTATTTAACAATTACTTTCCCATGGAAATTATTTTTACAAATAGAAGAGGATGCCCCAAACAGTTTTTTAGTAAAAGAAACATGGAGCCATTTAACAAAAGGAAAAGGGATTGGTGAGGGAGAATCTTAA
- a CDS encoding homocysteine S-methyltransferase family protein, whose amino-acid sequence MDSILSLIKAGKVLVGDGGWGTLLIKAGMQAGECPELWNIDHPDIVSDIAISYKEAGADLVSTNSFGGNRIKLKSYGLENKAKELNRKSAYLTRKAVGEEHHVLASIGPSGKFIIMGDVSEDELYEAFREQAIALEEGGADACTIETMSDLDEARCAIYAVKENTNLEIIVSFTFKRSSDGERFNTMMGTTPETFIQEMKKIGVPILGVNCTLSVEDMNVLLQKMYTYEKETPFLVYPNAGQPQLTNEGIRYPETPEIFKKYVFDFYKNGARIIGGCCGSTPEHIRAIRNEVERISQI is encoded by the coding sequence ATGGATAGTATTTTATCATTAATAAAGGCAGGTAAAGTGTTGGTTGGTGATGGTGGATGGGGAACTTTATTAATAAAGGCTGGTATGCAAGCAGGGGAATGTCCTGAACTATGGAATATAGACCATCCTGACATTGTAAGTGATATTGCCATTTCCTATAAAGAAGCAGGAGCCGATTTGGTTTCTACTAATAGTTTCGGCGGAAATCGAATAAAATTAAAATCGTATGGTTTAGAAAATAAGGCAAAAGAACTCAATAGAAAATCTGCTTACCTGACAAGGAAAGCAGTAGGCGAAGAACATCATGTTCTCGCGTCTATTGGTCCCAGTGGAAAGTTCATTATAATGGGTGATGTATCTGAAGATGAATTATACGAAGCATTTCGTGAGCAGGCTATAGCATTAGAAGAAGGAGGGGCTGATGCATGCACAATAGAAACAATGTCCGATTTAGATGAAGCTCGATGTGCAATATATGCTGTAAAAGAAAACACAAACTTAGAGATAATTGTAAGTTTTACTTTTAAGAGAAGTAGTGATGGAGAACGGTTTAATACAATGATGGGAACAACGCCCGAAACGTTTATTCAAGAAATGAAAAAAATAGGGGTGCCTATTCTTGGTGTAAATTGTACATTAAGCGTTGAGGATATGAATGTTTTGTTACAAAAAATGTATACCTATGAAAAAGAAACACCCTTTTTAGTATATCCCAATGCGGGACAACCTCAATTAACTAATGAAGGAATTCGTTATCCAGAAACACCAGAAATCTTTAAAAAATATGTTTTTGATTTTTATAAAAATGGAGCCAGAATTATTGGCGGATGTTGTGGAAGCACACCAGAACATATACGAGCAATACGGAATGAAGTTGAAAGAATATCGCAAATATGA
- a CDS encoding endonuclease III domain-containing protein: MKSGSRKKRRTIKHPTLMEIYNTLSDFYGPTGWWPGDTPFEIAIGAILTQNTAWSNVEKAIESLKKENLLEPYKIIHCNRTQLEQAIRPSGYFRQKAERLIIFCNYLIDKYNGKIEKMKQKNTSELRNELLNIKGIGPETADDILLYACGHRIFVVDSYTKRIFSRHGILDEKLKYSEIQNYFHKYLPQDVYIYKEYHGLIVWTGKDYCRKVPKCSLCPLNKYPIFNLQNDV; the protein is encoded by the coding sequence ATGAAATCTGGTAGTAGGAAGAAGAGGAGAACAATAAAACACCCAACATTAATGGAAATTTACAATACCCTATCTGATTTTTATGGACCAACAGGCTGGTGGCCTGGAGATACCCCTTTTGAAATAGCCATAGGGGCAATATTAACCCAAAATACAGCATGGTCTAATGTGGAAAAAGCCATTGAGAGTTTAAAAAAAGAAAACTTATTAGAGCCCTATAAAATAATTCATTGTAATCGAACTCAATTGGAACAAGCTATACGTCCCTCGGGATACTTCAGACAAAAAGCAGAACGGCTCATCATATTTTGCAATTATTTAATTGACAAATATAATGGAAAAATAGAAAAAATGAAACAAAAAAATACATCTGAACTAAGAAATGAATTGCTAAATATAAAAGGTATTGGTCCTGAAACAGCAGATGATATTTTACTATATGCTTGCGGACATCGAATCTTTGTTGTAGATTCATACACAAAACGAATCTTTTCAAGACACGGAATTCTCGACGAAAAATTAAAATACAGTGAGATACAAAACTATTTCCATAAATATTTACCTCAAGATGTCTATATTTATAAAGAATATCATGGACTTATTGTATGGACAGGAAAAGACTACTGCCGAAAGGTGCCTAAATGTTCTCTGTGTCCTTTAAATAAATATCCTATTTTTAATTTACAAAATGATGTTTGA
- a CDS encoding ketose-bisphosphate aldolase, with protein MPLVPMRQILDEAAKGGYGVGAFNVNNMEQIQAIMQAANDTNSPVIIQASRGALKYSKMIYLKKLMEAAVEEYPHIPVALHLDHGNSVETCKKAIELGFTSVMIDGSLKEDGKTPNSYKGNLEITIKVIELAHPLGVTVEAELGCLGGIEDGHGAGLSDKDVEAHLTDPAQAEEFVKLTGVDALAVAIGTSHGAYKSSRKDPVTGKVLPPKLAMDRIIEIHKRMPNCHMVMHGSSSVPQELVDIINKYGGKMPDTQGIPLEEIKKGIENGVRKVNVDTDSRLAITGAIRKVFWEQPEKFDPREYLGPAREAAYHVYVERMKAFGQAGHAGDYKPLTLEDMKAYYKK; from the coding sequence ATGCCATTAGTTCCAATGAGACAAATTCTTGATGAAGCAGCCAAAGGTGGTTACGGTGTTGGTGCTTTCAATGTGAATAATATGGAGCAAATACAAGCAATTATGCAGGCTGCAAATGATACTAATAGTCCTGTAATAATACAGGCGAGTCGGGGTGCATTGAAATATAGTAAGATGATTTATCTGAAAAAATTGATGGAAGCGGCAGTAGAAGAATATCCACATATTCCTGTAGCATTGCACTTAGACCATGGAAACAGTGTAGAGACATGCAAGAAGGCAATTGAACTTGGTTTTACATCCGTAATGATAGACGGTTCATTGAAGGAAGATGGGAAAACGCCAAATAGTTATAAAGGTAATCTTGAAATTACAATAAAGGTGATTGAATTAGCCCATCCGTTAGGTGTAACAGTAGAAGCGGAATTGGGTTGTCTTGGTGGAATTGAAGATGGACATGGAGCAGGTTTGTCAGATAAAGATGTGGAAGCCCATTTAACAGACCCTGCACAGGCAGAAGAATTTGTAAAATTAACAGGTGTTGATGCTCTTGCAGTTGCAATTGGAACAAGTCATGGCGCTTATAAATCCTCCAGAAAAGACCCCGTTACAGGGAAAGTATTACCACCGAAGTTAGCCATGGACCGTATTATCGAAATTCATAAGAGAATGCCGAATTGTCATATGGTTATGCATGGCTCCAGTTCTGTTCCACAAGAATTAGTGGACATTATCAACAAATATGGTGGTAAAATGCCAGACACACAAGGTATTCCATTAGAAGAGATTAAAAAAGGTATTGAGAATGGAGTCCGCAAAGTAAATGTAGATACTGATAGTCGTCTTGCGATAACTGGTGCTATTCGTAAGGTATTTTGGGAACAGCCAGAAAAATTTGACCCCAGAGAATATCTTGGACCTGCACGTGAAGCGGCATATCACGTATATGTTGAGAGAATGAAAGCTTTCGGTCAGGCTGGTCATGCTGGTGACTATAAGCCATTGACTCTTGAAGATATGAAAGCTTATTACAAGAAGTAA
- the glmS gene encoding glutamine--fructose-6-phosphate transaminase (isomerizing), translating into MCGIVGYIGPKNAVEIILSGLHRLEYRGYDSAGVAVVNEKGLEFIKSVGKLKVLDAKLEQHPIKGQLGIGHTRWATHGEPSEVNSHPHFDMNMEIAVVHNGIIENFHELREQLQAEGVKFRSQTDTETIVHLVRKYYDGDLFKAVQRALKDLRGAYAIGVICKNNPDVLVAARNGSPLIVGIGDGEGYIASDVPAIMKYTRKVIYIDNGHVCEIKKDTICIEDVDGNPIPVHVHNVEWDDSAAEKEGYPHFMLKEIFQQAEVLQSTLRGRVEEGSDKVQLRDMNISEEELKACQKIYVVACGTAWHAGMVGKYLIEKFARVPVELDLASEFRYRDPIIPPNTILIAVSQSGETADTLEAIRIAKSRGAKVASIVNVVGSSVARESHGVIYQQAGPEIGVASTKAYTSQCMAFALFTIWLGQIRGTLTKQQAREMIEHLRTIPAKVDYVLKNHEKVKELANRPEYKDAESCFYLGRNFNFPSALEGALKLKEISYIHAEGYAAGEMKHGPIALVTETFPVICIAVKGETYEKMVSNIQEIKARRGLVISVATEGDDDIVAHSRDVIYVPDCYEPFSPIVVAVPLQLFAYYIAVNRGCDVDQPRNLAKSVTVE; encoded by the coding sequence ATGTGTGGAATTGTAGGTTACATAGGTCCTAAAAATGCAGTAGAAATTATCCTCTCTGGTTTGCACCGATTAGAATACCGTGGTTATGACTCCGCAGGTGTTGCAGTTGTAAATGAAAAAGGTTTGGAATTTATTAAAAGTGTCGGGAAACTCAAAGTACTTGATGCAAAATTGGAACAACACCCAATAAAGGGGCAATTAGGTATAGGACATACACGCTGGGCAACCCATGGAGAGCCCTCGGAAGTCAATTCCCATCCACATTTTGATATGAACATGGAAATTGCTGTTGTCCATAACGGCATTATTGAAAATTTTCACGAACTCCGCGAACAATTACAAGCAGAGGGTGTTAAGTTCAGGAGTCAGACAGACACCGAGACCATAGTTCATCTTGTAAGAAAATACTATGATGGTGATTTATTTAAGGCAGTTCAACGTGCCCTCAAAGATTTAAGGGGTGCTTATGCCATCGGTGTGATATGCAAGAATAACCCAGACGTTCTCGTAGCTGCAAGGAACGGCAGTCCACTTATTGTAGGTATAGGAGATGGAGAAGGATATATCGCTTCGGATGTGCCTGCTATTATGAAATATACCCGAAAAGTTATTTACATTGATAATGGACATGTCTGTGAGATAAAGAAGGATACTATTTGCATAGAGGATGTGGATGGAAATCCCATCCCTGTTCATGTTCACAATGTCGAATGGGATGATTCCGCAGCGGAGAAAGAAGGCTATCCTCACTTTATGTTAAAAGAAATTTTTCAACAAGCAGAAGTTCTTCAAAGCACGCTTCGTGGACGAGTGGAAGAAGGTTCTGATAAAGTGCAGTTAAGAGATATGAACATTTCTGAAGAAGAGTTAAAAGCTTGCCAGAAAATTTATGTTGTTGCATGTGGGACTGCATGGCATGCAGGAATGGTTGGCAAATACCTCATAGAAAAATTTGCACGTGTCCCTGTAGAGTTAGATTTAGCATCAGAGTTCCGTTATAGAGACCCAATTATTCCCCCAAATACAATTTTAATTGCGGTTTCACAATCAGGCGAAACTGCCGATACCTTAGAAGCCATCCGAATTGCCAAAAGTCGAGGTGCAAAGGTCGCATCCATTGTTAATGTTGTCGGTTCCAGCGTTGCACGTGAATCGCATGGGGTTATCTATCAGCAGGCAGGACCTGAAATTGGTGTTGCTTCTACAAAGGCATATACATCACAATGTATGGCATTTGCATTATTTACAATATGGTTAGGGCAAATTCGTGGGACACTCACAAAACAACAAGCCCGTGAAATGATAGAACATTTAAGAACGATTCCTGCAAAGGTTGATTATGTTTTGAAAAATCATGAAAAGGTGAAAGAATTAGCAAATCGTCCTGAATATAAAGACGCAGAAAGTTGCTTCTATTTAGGAAGAAATTTCAATTTCCCGAGTGCTTTAGAAGGTGCCTTGAAACTGAAAGAAATTAGTTATATCCATGCAGAAGGTTATGCTGCAGGGGAGATGAAGCATGGTCCGATAGCACTTGTAACCGAGACCTTCCCCGTTATTTGTATAGCAGTAAAAGGCGAAACTTACGAGAAGATGGTGTCAAATATTCAAGAAATAAAAGCAAGACGCGGTTTGGTTATAAGTGTAGCCACAGAAGGCGATGATGATATTGTTGCTCATAGCCGTGATGTTATCTATGTTCCTGATTGTTATGAGCCATTTAGCCCAATAGTTGTGGCTGTTCCATTACAACTTTTCGCTTATTACATAGCAGTTAATCGTGGTTGTGATGTAGACCAACCTCGCAATTTAGCCAAAAGCGTTACCGTCGAATAA
- the ahcY gene encoding adenosylhomocysteinase has protein sequence MAVAPISFPKIHSGLPYKIKDIKLAELGRKEIELAEHEMPGLMALRERYATKQPLKGARIMGSLHMTIETAVLIETLKILGADVRWASCNIFSTQDQAAAAIVASGTPVFAWKGESLEEYWWCTYQAMCFPNGETPNMIVDDGGDATLLIHRGYELEEHVRKTGKLPPISDGHKELQIVDSLLHQIYQEDPDRWHRTVENWIGVSEETTTGVHRLYQMMKEGKLLTRAMNVNDSVTKSKFDNLYGCRESLGDGIKRATDVMIAGKTVVVAGYGDVGKGCAQAMRGLGARVIITEIDPICALQAAMEGYEVMRMEDAAPIGDIFVTATGCCDVIRGEHMLKMKHRAILCNIGHFDAEIDVDWLEKQENIREENIKPQVDKFIFPDGKEIILLARGRLVNLGCATGHPSFVMSNSFTNQTLAQIALFTEPEKYEKGKVYTLPKKLDEEVARLHLEKIGVKLDRLTQKQADYIGVPIDGPYKPDHYRY, from the coding sequence ATGGCAGTTGCTCCCATAAGTTTTCCAAAAATTCACTCAGGCCTCCCCTACAAAATTAAAGACATTAAATTAGCAGAATTAGGGAGAAAAGAAATTGAATTAGCAGAACATGAAATGCCCGGATTAATGGCTCTCCGTGAACGATATGCTACAAAACAGCCATTAAAAGGTGCTCGTATCATGGGTTCTCTTCACATGACCATTGAAACCGCTGTATTAATTGAAACACTTAAAATATTAGGAGCAGATGTTCGCTGGGCTTCTTGCAATATATTCTCTACACAAGACCAGGCTGCTGCCGCTATTGTTGCATCAGGAACTCCTGTCTTCGCATGGAAAGGGGAATCATTAGAAGAATACTGGTGGTGTACCTATCAAGCCATGTGCTTCCCTAACGGTGAAACACCTAATATGATAGTAGATGACGGTGGCGATGCTACGCTACTCATTCATCGTGGATATGAATTAGAAGAACATGTCCGTAAAACTGGAAAGCTTCCTCCTATCAGTGATGGACATAAAGAACTACAAATTGTAGATAGTCTACTTCACCAGATTTATCAAGAAGACCCTGACCGCTGGCATCGCACAGTCGAAAATTGGATTGGCGTATCAGAAGAAACTACCACTGGTGTCCATCGGCTCTATCAAATGATGAAAGAAGGCAAACTGCTCACTCGTGCCATGAACGTCAATGACTCCGTTACAAAATCAAAGTTTGATAACCTCTACGGTTGTAGGGAATCTTTAGGCGACGGGATTAAAAGAGCCACCGATGTTATGATTGCTGGGAAAACAGTTGTGGTTGCTGGTTATGGTGATGTTGGCAAAGGTTGTGCCCAAGCAATGAGAGGATTGGGTGCTCGTGTTATCATCACCGAAATTGACCCTATCTGTGCTCTACAGGCAGCAATGGAAGGCTACGAAGTTATGAGAATGGAAGATGCGGCTCCTATTGGCGATATTTTTGTTACTGCGACAGGCTGTTGCGATGTTATTCGTGGTGAACACATGCTCAAAATGAAACACCGAGCTATACTTTGCAATATTGGTCATTTCGATGCAGAAATTGATGTGGATTGGCTCGAAAAACAGGAAAATATCCGTGAAGAAAACATCAAGCCTCAGGTAGACAAGTTTATTTTTCCAGATGGCAAAGAAATCATCCTGCTTGCCCGTGGTAGATTAGTTAATTTAGGCTGTGCAACAGGACATCCCTCCTTTGTAATGTCTAACTCATTTACTAATCAAACTCTCGCCCAAATTGCATTATTTACTGAACCTGAAAAATATGAAAAAGGTAAAGTTTATACACTACCCAAGAAATTAGACGAAGAAGTTGCCAGACTACACCTTGAAAAGATCGGTGTAAAATTAGACCGTCTTACCCAAAAACAAGCCGACTACATCGGTGTACCCATTGACGGACCCTACAAACCCGACCACTATCGTTACTAA
- a CDS encoding ADP-ribosylglycohydrolase family protein, giving the protein MKRYVILIIPLTLAFTIGAQTINPSEFRELSREKYIDKCKGAWLGQMIGVTYGDKYEFRSNGIPILEPLDEWTSEALERTFEQDDLYVEMTFLEAIEKYGINISFEQAGKAFAESKYPLWHANRVGRENVRKGIMPPLSGHPRFNYHADDIDFQIESDLFGIITPGLYKEMQLLGEVFGSIMNYGDGLYAGYFIAGMYSSAFFIDDNVEEVIRIGLSCIPPESTYRKCIEDVVTSYHQHPDDWLETWKYIEHKWQDDIDCIPGNLVNIDAKINGAYVAIGLLYGKGDLKKTLEITTRCGQDADCNPSSAAGVLCCMKGFSALEPVWKEYLPKVSDNKFIFTNYSWNTLIDASVRVAEQIIIKAGGSIENNLYKIPIQVPTPPPTLEQWVNKKEIHTPPIPSEEVAKWNSLWKVKSCKKSLEVGVFQNKFNHDNVLIITPPEEGVPALIEYLSEIPTNAKQLSIETCAPQNQPFLLRLRVDYHPVFEQTINDTQWVTLPVNVEKWAGTQHVITIEIFPVEQKSNITACFGNITFQ; this is encoded by the coding sequence ATGAAAAGATATGTTATTCTCATTATCCCTCTCACCTTAGCTTTTACAATAGGTGCTCAAACAATAAACCCATCAGAATTTAGGGAACTTTCCCGAGAAAAATACATTGACAAATGTAAAGGGGCTTGGTTAGGGCAAATGATAGGCGTTACTTATGGAGATAAGTATGAATTTCGTTCCAATGGAATTCCTATCCTCGAACCTTTGGATGAATGGACATCTGAAGCATTAGAACGAACCTTTGAACAAGATGATTTATATGTAGAAATGACATTCTTGGAAGCCATTGAAAAGTATGGCATTAACATCTCATTCGAACAGGCAGGGAAAGCCTTCGCTGAGTCTAAATATCCGCTATGGCATGCCAACAGAGTAGGTAGAGAGAATGTAAGAAAGGGTATTATGCCTCCTTTATCTGGCCATCCTCGTTTTAATTATCACGCTGATGATATTGACTTTCAGATTGAAAGTGACCTGTTTGGAATTATTACACCTGGTCTATACAAAGAAATGCAACTACTGGGAGAAGTTTTTGGCTCCATCATGAATTACGGTGATGGGCTTTATGCTGGATATTTTATTGCAGGGATGTATTCCTCGGCATTCTTTATTGATGATAATGTTGAAGAAGTGATTCGCATAGGGCTTTCATGTATCCCTCCTGAAAGCACCTATCGCAAATGTATAGAAGATGTTGTAACATCCTATCATCAACATCCAGATGATTGGCTGGAAACATGGAAATATATTGAACACAAATGGCAGGATGATATAGATTGCATTCCAGGGAATTTAGTAAACATTGATGCAAAAATCAATGGAGCCTATGTTGCGATTGGCTTACTCTATGGTAAGGGAGACCTGAAAAAAACGCTTGAAATTACAACCCGTTGCGGTCAGGATGCCGATTGTAATCCTTCATCAGCCGCAGGTGTCTTATGTTGTATGAAAGGTTTTTCCGCTTTAGAACCTGTATGGAAAGAGTACCTGCCAAAAGTTAGTGATAATAAGTTCATTTTTACAAACTACTCATGGAATACACTCATTGATGCATCAGTTCGTGTTGCTGAGCAAATCATTATAAAAGCTGGCGGAAGCATTGAAAACAACTTGTACAAAATCCCTATTCAAGTTCCAACTCCACCACCTACATTAGAACAATGGGTAAATAAAAAAGAAATCCATACCCCACCTATACCATCTGAAGAAGTGGCAAAATGGAACTCTCTATGGAAAGTAAAGTCGTGCAAAAAATCATTGGAAGTAGGTGTCTTTCAAAATAAATTTAATCATGATAACGTGCTTATAATTACTCCGCCAGAAGAAGGTGTTCCCGCCCTTATTGAATACTTATCTGAAATCCCAACAAATGCTAAACAACTATCAATAGAGACATGTGCCCCTCAGAACCAACCTTTCTTACTTCGACTTAGAGTAGATTATCATCCTGTCTTTGAACAGACTATCAATGACACCCAATGGGTAACACTACCAGTAAATGTAGAAAAATGGGCTGGCACTCAACATGTAATAACTATAGAAATCTTTCCTGTAGAGCAGAAAAGTAACATAACTGCCTGCTTTGGAAATATTACATTTCAATAA